A part of Macaca mulatta isolate MMU2019108-1 chromosome 12, T2T-MMU8v2.0, whole genome shotgun sequence genomic DNA contains:
- the CMKLR2 gene encoding chemerin-like receptor 2 isoform X1: protein MEDLEETLFEEFENYSYALDYYSLESDLEEKVQLGVVHWVSLVLYCLSFVLGIPGNAIVIWFTGFKWKKTVSTLWFLNLAIADFIFLLFLPLYISYVVMNFHWPFGIWLCKANSFTAQLNMFASVFFLTVISLDHYIHLIHPVLSHRHRTLKNSLIVIIFIWLLASLIGGPALYFRDTVEFNNHTLCYNNFQKHDPDLTVIRHHVLTWVKFIVGYLFPLLTMSICYLCLIFKVKKRSILISSRHFWTILAVVVAFVVCWTPYHLFSIWELTIHHNSYSHHVMQAGIPLSTGLAFLNSCLNPILYVLISKKFQARFRSSVAEILKYTLWEVSCSGTVSEQLRNSETKNLCLLETAQ from the coding sequence ATGGAAGATTTGGAGGAAACATTATTTGAAGAATTTGAAAACTATTCCTATGCCCTAGACTATTACTCTCTGGAGTCTGATTTGGAGGAAAAAGTCCAGCTGGGAGTTGTTCACTGGGTCTCCCTGGTGTTATATTGTTTATCTTTTGTCCTGGGAATTCCAGGAAATGCCATTGTTATTTGGTTCACGGGGTTCAAGTGGAAGAAGACAGTCAGCACTCTGTGGTTCCTCAATCTAGCCATTGCGGAtttcatctttcttctcttcctgcccCTGTACATCTCCTATGTGGTCATGAATTTCCACTGGCCCTTTGGCATCTGGCTGTGCAAAGCCAATTCCTTCACTGCCCAGTTGAACATGTTTGCCAGTGTTTTTTTCCTGACAGTGATCAGTCTGGACCACTATATCCACTTGATCCATCCTGTCTTATCTCATCGGCATCGAACCCTCAAGAACTCTCTGATTGTCATTATATTCATCTGGCTTTTGGCTTCTCTAATTGGCGGTCCTGCCCTATACTTCCGGGACACTGTGGAGTTTAATAATCATACTCTTTGCTATAACAATTTTCAGAAGCATGATCCTGACCTCACTGTGATCAGGCACCATGTTCTGACCTGGGTGAAATTTATTGTTGGCTATCTCTTCCCTTTGCTAACAATGAGTATTTGCTACTTGTGTCTCATCTTCAAGGTGAAGAAGCGAAGCATCCTGATCTCCAGTAGGCATTTCTGGACAATTCTGGCTGTGGTTGTGGCCTTTGTGGTTTGCTGGACTCCTTATCACCTGTTTAGCATTTGGGAGCTCACCATTCACCACAATAGCTATTCCCACCACGTGATGCAGGCTGGAATCCCTCTCTCCACTGGTTTGGCATTCCTCAATAGTTGCTTGAACCCCATCCTTTATGTCCTAATTAGTAAGAAGTTCCAAGCTCGCTTCCGGTCCTCAGTTGCTGAGATACTCAAGTACACACTGTGGGAAGTCAGCTGTTCTGGCACAGTGAGTGAACAGCTCAGGAACTCAGAAACCAAGAATCTGTGTCTCCTGGAAACAGCCCAATAA